The following proteins are encoded in a genomic region of Sphingopyxis sp. YF1:
- the glmM gene encoding phosphoglucosamine mutase, with the protein MRKFFGTDGIRGLTNRVPMTAEVAMRVGMAAGAHFLRGTHKHRVVIGKDTRLSGYMLENALVAGFTSVGMDVVQVGPMPTPAIAMLTRSMRADLGVMISASHNPFHDNGIKLFGPDGYKLSDADEAQIERLLATEPKLAESAQIGRAKRIDDARGRYIHAVKQSLPESVRLDGLKIVLDCANGAAYNSAPTVFWELGADVVAVGVTPNGLNINDKCGSTAPGLLQETVVASGADIGIALDGDADRLIVVDEAGTIVDGDQIMALIGASWARQGKLKGGGVVATVMSNLGLERFLEGQGLTLERTKVGDRYVLERMRSGGFNVGGEQSGHMILSDHATTGDGTLAALQLLAELVGTGKPASELLHQFDAVPQLLKNVRFAGGAPLDDAAVKAAIAEGEAELAGRGRLVIRASGTEPLIRVMAEGDDAAQVERVVDMICDAVRAATA; encoded by the coding sequence ATGCGCAAGTTTTTCGGAACCGACGGCATCCGCGGGCTGACGAACCGGGTCCCGATGACCGCCGAGGTCGCGATGCGGGTCGGGATGGCAGCGGGCGCGCACTTCCTGCGCGGAACGCACAAGCATCGCGTGGTGATCGGCAAGGACACGCGGCTTTCGGGCTATATGCTCGAAAATGCGCTCGTCGCGGGTTTCACCAGCGTCGGCATGGACGTGGTGCAGGTGGGGCCGATGCCGACCCCCGCGATCGCGATGCTGACGCGGTCGATGCGCGCCGACCTGGGGGTGATGATTTCGGCGAGCCACAACCCTTTCCACGACAACGGGATCAAGCTGTTCGGCCCCGACGGCTACAAGCTGTCCGACGCCGACGAGGCGCAGATCGAGCGGCTGCTCGCGACCGAGCCCAAGCTCGCCGAGTCCGCGCAGATCGGTCGCGCCAAGCGCATCGACGACGCGCGCGGGCGCTATATCCACGCGGTCAAGCAGAGCCTGCCCGAATCGGTGCGGCTCGACGGGCTGAAGATTGTGCTCGATTGCGCCAATGGTGCCGCGTACAACAGCGCGCCGACGGTGTTCTGGGAGTTGGGCGCCGATGTGGTCGCGGTGGGCGTGACCCCCAACGGGCTCAACATCAACGACAAATGCGGATCGACCGCGCCGGGGCTGCTCCAGGAAACGGTGGTCGCGAGCGGCGCCGACATCGGCATCGCACTGGACGGCGACGCCGATCGCCTGATCGTGGTCGACGAGGCGGGAACGATCGTCGACGGCGACCAGATCATGGCACTGATCGGCGCGAGCTGGGCGCGGCAGGGCAAGCTGAAGGGCGGCGGGGTGGTCGCGACGGTGATGTCGAACCTTGGGCTTGAGCGCTTCCTCGAAGGGCAGGGGCTGACGCTGGAGCGCACCAAGGTCGGCGATCGCTATGTGCTCGAACGCATGAGGAGCGGCGGGTTCAACGTCGGCGGCGAACAGTCGGGGCATATGATCCTGTCCGATCATGCGACGACGGGCGACGGTACGCTCGCCGCGTTGCAGCTGCTCGCCGAGCTGGTTGGGACGGGCAAGCCCGCGAGCGAGCTGCTCCACCAGTTCGATGCCGTGCCGCAGCTTTTGAAGAATGTGCGCTTCGCCGGCGGCGCGCCGCTCGACGATGCCGCGGTCAAGGCGGCGATCGCCGAGGGGGAAGCCGAACTCGCGGGCCGCGGGCGGCTCGTCATCCGTGCCTCGGGGACCGAGCCGCTGATCCGCGTCATGGCCGAAGGCGACGACGCGGCGCAGGTCGAACGCGTCGTCGACATGATCTGCGACGCGGTGCGCGCGGCGACCGCC